The following are encoded together in the Anguilla rostrata isolate EN2019 chromosome 19, ASM1855537v3, whole genome shotgun sequence genome:
- the LOC135245677 gene encoding prosaposin receptor GPR37-like has translation MNVLLLRIVLCSLGSEAVLGIGNDAETLTYVIRNNDNNLAQINERKTGPESGEAARRWYRAYKRINVHVDYARARGTAAPFWLAIRTLVNSINATSLRLKTMETRIMSRFGDEQDGSSNCIESETANSLPASHRRASCKRREEKLDSAMPASLVTQGGGYDSSKPSSLNMLGRRNSNHRLKRSAARRRKNTFKYERTKRETSEPPHTLFGPPLATEEAMTRPLAFNQSTDFPFDVTTHYELFTFPDEDPWETTTNIIPLNTLENAHIPKNPFYPITRESYGAYAVACVSVVIFTVGVVGNIATMCIVCHNYYMRSISNWLIANLALWDVLLLVFCLPLVVYQQLTKEWLLGDFSCKAVPYVEVVSLGVSTFTLCALCVDRFRTAASAHTRYESVESCGSTAAKLAVVWIGALLLALPELVIHQLVPEDGAGRRCAVRVSPELPDAAYALGLTYHGARLWWLFGCYFCLPSLFAAGGALLTAGRLRRAERAGLRGSKQRLRLERHMNRALVALAILHAVCVAPESARHAVSAYMAARVPPRAAHLLWLASQLLLISRAAATPVLLFCLCRPFGHALQHCCCCCCRRRESAPQRPGQNDVRLQTPELELAPVSSAQPQTPANTAAAAMGTNCSAPQTPANAAAAATGTNC, from the exons ATGAATGTGCTACTTCTGAGAATTGTATTGTGTTCACTGGGGAGTGAAGCTGTGTTGGGCATCGGGAATGACGCTGAAACCTTGACTTATGTCATTCGAAATAATGATAACAACCTCGCACAAATCAATGAGCGCAAAACCGGTCCAGAGAGCGGAGAAGCTGCGCGTCGGTGGTACCGAGCCTATAAGAGAATAAACGTCCATGTGGACTATGCGAGGGCACGCGGGACAGCTGCGCCATTCTGGCTAGCCATCCGAACTTTGGTGAACAGTATTAACGCAACCTCGCTTCGACTGAAAACGATGGAAACCCGTATAATGAGCCGTTTTGGTGACGAACAGGACGGCTCCTCAAACTGCATTGAATCGGAAACGGCGAATTCTCTTCCAGCGAGCCACCGGCGAGCATCTTGCAAGCGCAGGGAAGAAAAGTTGGATTCTGCTATGCCCGCTTCCTTGGTAACGCAAGGTGGTGGATACGATTCTTCAAAACCAAGTTCACTGAACATGCTTGGGCGACGTAACAGCAACCACAGACTCAAAAGATCAGCTGCACGCCGCCGGAAGAACACATTTAAGTATGAAAGAACAAAGCGGGAGACGAGTGAACCGCCGCACACCTTGTTTGGGCCGCCCCTGGCAACGGAGGAGGCGATGACCAGACCCCTGGCTTTCAACCAGTCTACGGATTTCCCTTTCGATGTCACAACACATTACGAATTATTCACGTTTCCAGATGAAGATCCATGGGAAACGACCACGAATATTATTCCTCTCAACACGCTGGAGAACGCGCACATACCAAAGAACCCATTTTATCCAATAACGCGTGAGTCCTATGGTGCGTATGCAGTCGCGTGCGTTTCTGTCGTTATTTTTACGGTGGGCGTGGTCGGGAACATAGCAACTATGTGCATCGTGTGTCACAATTACTACATGAGGAGCATCTCCAACTGGCTCATAGCCAACCTGGCCCTGTGGGACGTCCTGCTCCTGGTCTTCTGCTTGCCGCTGGTGGTGTACCAACAGCTGACCAAGGAGTGGCTCCTGGGGGACTTCTCCTGCAAAGCCGTGCCTTACGTGGAG GTGGTGTCTCTGGGCGTGAGCACGTTCACGCTGTGCGCTCTCTGCGTGGACCGCTTCCGCACCGCCGCCAGCGCGCACACGCGCTACGAGTCCGTGGAGAGCTGCGGCTCCACCGCGGCCAAGCTGGCGGTGGTCTGGATCGGAGCGCTCCTATTGGCCCTGCCGGAGCTGGTCATCCACCAGCTGGTGCCggaggacggggcggggcggcgctgCGCGGTGCGGGTCTCGCCCGAGCTGCCCGACGCGGCGTACGCGCTGGGGCTGACCTATCACGGCGCGCGGCTCTGGTGGCTGTTCGGCTGCTACTTCTGCCTGCCCAGCCTGTTCGCGGCGGGCGGGGCGCTGCTGACGGCGGGCCGGCTGCGCCGCGCTGAGAGGGCGGGGCTGCGCGGCTCCAAGCAGAGGCTGCGGCTGGAGCGGCACATGAACCGCGCCCTGGTGGCGCTCGCCATCCTGCACGCCGTCTGCGTGGCGCCCGAGAGCGCCCGCCACGCCGTCTCCGCCTACATGGCAGCCCGGGTCCCGCCGCGGGCCGCCCACCTGCTCTGGCTGgccagccagctgctgctgATCTCGCGGGCGGCGGCCACGCCCGTGCTGCTCTTCTGCCTGTGCCGGCCCTTCGGCCACGCCctccagcactgctgctgctgctgctgccgccggcGCGAGAGCGCCCCCCAGAGGCCCGGCCAGAACGACGTCCGCCTGCAAACCCCCGAGCTGGAGCTGGCGCCCGTGAGCTCCGCCCAGCCCCAAACACCCGCCAACACCGCCGCCGCTGCCATGGGAACGAACTGCTCCGCCCCCCAGACACCCGccaacgccgccgccgctgccacAGGAACAAACtgctga
- the LOC135245837 gene encoding nuclear factor 7, brain-like, which yields MAFPSTPLSERQLHCTVCQEVFTDPVCTPCGHTFCKACLRGFWEGSSACHCPLCRKSFEGPLDLSVNAVLAQITQDFKRRAPEAPRGGAKRRAEEPLLPPCEGDAQSRPADDLPGDPPLHLRDGTCAKHQQPLELFCSSDRACVCALCAEDDHGGHATAPLKRAWLRTRDELRAQVLRARQDVLDRQKKMEELKRRTRLSREDSEKELKEGQEILRALLRSVQECQAELPEVIEGKQRAVESRAQSLLEELEQEVRELKPRKAQLMQLLRCQDHMHVLQSFPSQPATPCYKDWDKVMVYTDLCVGTVRSVLSPLQETLGGKLRELMDAEFKKVRCYADDVTLDPLTAQQNLSVSENGKEVHYHCWTQAVADSPERFDVVCNVLGKERFTSGRHYWEVQVERKTSWYLGVVTASVGRKGKMFLQPKNGLWLLHLKEGKILKALDSPPVELSQSSGLKRVGVYVDYEEGQISYYNTEAGSHMYSFTGNTFTEELCLLLNPQAPDGVPMILSPVFQTE from the coding sequence ATGGCTTTTCCCAGCACCCCCCTCTCCGAGCGGCAGCTCCACTGCACCGTGTGCCAGGAAGTCTTTACCGACCCCGTCTGCACGCCCTGTGGGCACACTTTCTGTAAAGCCTGTttgagaggattctgggaaggcAGCAGCGCGTGTCATTGTCCGTTGTGCAGGAAGAGTTTTGAAGGCCCGCTGGATCTCAGCGTGAATGCTGTTCTGGCCCAGATCACCCAGGATTTCAAGAGGCGAGCACCGGAAGCTCCCAGAGGGGGGGCCAAGCGCAGGGCGGAGGAGCCGCTGCTGCCGCCCTGCGAGGGCGACGCCCAGTCTCGCCCCGCGGACGACCTGCCGGGGGACCCCCCGCTCCACCTGCGCGACGGCACCTGTGCCAAACACCAGCAGCCCCTGGAGCTCTTCTGCAGCAGCGACCGCGCGTGTGTCTGCGCGCTGTGTGCGGAGGACGACCACGGGGGTCACGCCACCGCGCCCCTGAAGAGGGCGTGGCTCCGCACACGGGACGAGCTGAGGGCCCAGGTGCTGCGGGCCAGGCAGGACGTCCTGGACCGGCAGAAAAAGATGGAGGAGCTCAAACGGCGGACGAGGCTGAGCCGGGAGGACTCGGagaaggagctgaaggaggGCCAGGAGATCCTGCGCGCTCTCCTGCGCTCCGTACAGGAATGCCAGGCCGAGCTGCCGGAGGTGATCGAGGGGAAGCAGAGGGCGGTGGAGAGCAGGGCCCAAAGCCTCCTggaagagctggagcaggaggtcAGGGAGCTGAAGCCCAGAAAGGCGCAGCTGATGCAGCTCTTGCGCTGCCAGGACCACATGCACGTTCTACAGAGCTTCCCCTCCCAGCCAGCCACCCCGTGCTATAAGGACTGGGACAAGGTCATGGTCTACACTGACCTGTGTGTGGGCACAGTGAGGAGCGTGCTCTCTCCCCTGCAGGAGACCCTCGGGGGAAAGCTGAGGGAGCTGATGGATGCCGAGTTTAAAAAAGTTAGATGTTACGCTGACGATGTGACGCTGGACCCCCTCACCGCACAACAGAACTTATCCGTGTCCGAGAACGGAAAGGAGGTGCACTATCACTGCTGGACGCAAGCAGTCGCAGACAGCCCCGAGAGATTCGATGTTGTTTGTAATGTCCTGGGGAAGGAAAGATTCACTTCAGGAAGACACTACTGGGAAGTGCAAGTGGAGCGAAAGACATCCTGGTATTTGGGAGTTGTCACGGCGTCTGTTGGCAGGAAGGGGAAAATGTTTCTTCAACCGAAAAATGGTCTGTGGCTACTGCATCTAAAAGAAGGGAAGATTCTCAAAGCTCTCGATAGCCCTCCGGTGGAGCTCAGTCAGAGTTCAGGGCTAAAAAGGgttggtgtgtatgtggatTACGAGGAGGGTCAGATCTCCTATTACAACACGGAGGCCGGATCTCATATGTACTCTTTCACAGGGAACACCTTTACTGAGGAACTCTGTTTGCTGTTGAATCCACAAGCACCTGATGGAGTCCCAATGatcctctctcctgtctttcAGACTGAATAG
- the LOC135245484 gene encoding LOW QUALITY PROTEIN: actin nucleation-promoting factor WASL-like (The sequence of the model RefSeq protein was modified relative to this genomic sequence to represent the inferred CDS: deleted 2 bases in 1 codon), which produces MSGHPPQRRATNVGSILLTPQENECLFNYLGRKCITLCSAVVQVYAADRTSTWVKRCCGVACLVKDNPQRSYFIRVFDIKDGKMMFEQEFYNSFSISCSRSYFLSFAGDACQMGLNFANEEEAKRFRAAAGELIGRRQRKTEKRRDPPNGPALPMATVDIKNPEINNVRFHNNNIMHSSFSKDKKKVKGKRKRLTKADIGTPSNFQHIGHVGWDPNTGFDLNNLDPELKNLFDMCGISEAQLKDKETSKVIYDFIEKKGGVEAVKNELRRQAPPPPPSRGGAPPPPPPHNSGPPPPPPPARGRGAPPPPPPSRAPTSAPPPPPPSRSSIGAPPPPPSAHAGSPAAPPPPLTRPWPAPRPSPPPPPSSSPGPPPPPPPPPPPGPPPPGPPSLDGGEPLPPTQGKSALLEQIRGGAQLKKVEQSSRPVSSTGRDALLDQIRQGIQLKTVTDGPDSAPPTPAPSAGIVGALMEVMQKRSKAIHSSDEDEDDDDEEDFEDDDEWDD; this is translated from the exons atgagTGGACATCCGCCGCAGCGGCGGGCCACGAATGTCGGCTCTATTCTCCTGACTCCGCAAGAGAACGAATGCCTCTTCAATTACCTTGGCAGGAAGTGCATC ACCCTGTGTTCGGCTGTAGTGCAGGTGTATGCTGCTGACAGGACTTCCACATGGGTGAAGAGGTGCTGTGGGGTTGCCTGTCTGGTCAAAGACAATCCCCAGAGATCTTACTTCATCCGAGTCTTCGACATCAAG GACGGGAAAATGATGTTTGAGCAGGAGTTCTACAACAGCTTCTCCATCAGCTGCTCCAGATCCTACTTCCTTTCGTTTGCGGGAGAC GCCTGCCAGATGGGGCTGAACTTCGCTAATGAAGAGGAGGCCAAGCGTTTTCGGGCAGCAGCGGGGGAGCTGATTGGGAGGCGACAGAGGAAAACCG agaaAAGACGTGACCCTCCCAATG GGCCTGCTCTACCCATGGCAACAGTGGACATCAAGAACCCGGAGATAAACAACGTGCGTTTCCATAACAACAACATCATGCACAGCAGCTTCAGCAAGGACAAGAAGAAGGtgaaggggaagaggaagaggctgACCAAGGCCGACATCGGCACGCCCAGCAACTTCCA GCACATCGGACACGTGGGCTGGGATCCCAACACAGGCTTTGAT ctgaACAACCTGGACCCCGAGCTGAAGAACCTGTTTGACATGTGCGGCATCTCCGAGGCCCAGCTCAAGGACAAGGAGACGTCCAAGGTCATCTACGACTTCATCGAGAAGAAGGGCGGCGTGGAGGCCGTCAAGAACGAGCTGCGCAGACAAG caccaccacctccaccttccAGGGGTGGAGCCCCTCCGCCACCCCCTCCTCACAATTcgggccccccgccccctccccctcctgctcgAGGACGAGGAgcgcccccgcctcctcccccctcccgcgcCCCCAcatccgcccccccgccccctccaccctccagaTCCAGCATaggagccccccctcccccgccg tCCGCCCACGCGGGGTCacctgccgccccccctccccctctcacgcGTCCCTGGCCCGCCCCGCGCCcctccccgccgccccccccctcgtcctccCCGGGCCCCCCgccgccaccccctcccccccctccgcctgggcccccgccccccggcccgcccTCGCTGGACGGGGGGGAGCCGCTGCCCCCCACGCAGGGTAAATCGGCGCTGCTGGAGCAGATCCGGGGGGGGGCCCAGCTGAAGAAGGTGGAGCAGAGCAGTCGGCCCGTGTCCAGCACAGGACGAGATGCGCTCCTCGACCAGATCCGACAGGGCATCCAGCTCAAGACT GTGACTGATGGGCCAGACtcggcccctcccactccagcGCCCTCCGCAGGCATTGTGGGGGCTCTCATGGAGGTGATGCAGAAGAGGAGCAAGGCCATCCACTCCTCAG atgaagatgaagatgacgATGATGAAGAAGACtttgaggatgatgatgagtGGGATGACTAG
- the ndufa5 gene encoding NADH dehydrogenase [ubiquinone] 1 alpha subcomplex subunit 5 — MAGVLKKTTGLVGLAVSQNPHEQLRILYSKILACVQKMPEDAAYRKYTEQIVNERFNHVKTEPDIEKLEKKINSGQIEEVISQAESELSLSRKMMEWKPWEPLVEEPPPDQWKWPI; from the exons ATGGCTGGCGTGTTGAAGAAG ACCACGGGCTTGGTGGGCCTGGCCGTGTCCCAGAATCCACACGAG caactgAGGATCCTGTACTCTAAGATCTTGGCCTGTGTGCAGAAGATGCCAGAGGATGCCGCGTACAGGAAGTACACCGAGCAGATCGTCAACGAAAGGTTCAACCACGTCAAAACG GAGCCTGATATTGAGAAGCTGGAGAAGAAAATCAACAGTGGGCAGATAGAAGAGGTCATTTCACAG gCAGAGAGCGAGCTGTCTCTCTCCAGGAAGATGATGGAGTGGAAACCATGGGAACCGCTGGTTGAGGAACCCCCTCCTGACCAATGGAAATGGCCTATTTGA